In Candidatus Devosia phytovorans, the DNA window CTGGTGGCGGTGGGGATTTTCGTCGTCTATGTGGGCGGCGGCTTCGAGGCGATCTTTGCCGAGGGGGCGCGGCTGGGCGTGTCGGTCGATGCGGAGAGCACGTTCGACGCGCGCTGGCTGACGACGCTGGGCCTGTCGGTGGCGGCGATCGTCTGCCTGCCGCGACAGTTCCAGGTGACGGTGGTGGAGAATTCGGACGAGGCGCATCTGCGCGTCGCGAGTTGGGCCTTTCCTGCCTATATGCTGCTGATGAGCCTGTTCATCCTGCCCATTGCGGTGTTCGGGCTGACCAAGATGCCGGCGGGCTCCAATCCGGACATGTTTGCGCTGACGCTGCCGCTGGCCTTCGGGCAGGACGGGCTGGCGCTGTTTGCCTTCATCGGCGGATTTTCGTCGGCCACGTCGATGATCATCCTTGAATCCATCGCGCTGTCGATCATGGTCTCCAACCACATATTGATGCCGCTGATCCTGCGGTTCAGCGCGCCGGGGGGCGATGGCAGGGGGGTGACCAGCCTCGTGCTGTTCGCGCGGCGGATTTCGATCGTGCTGATCCTCTCGATGGGGTTTTTCTACTTCTTCTTCACGCGCGATTCCGATGCGCTGGCGCCGATCGGGCTGATCTCCTTTACCGCCATCGCGCAATTCTTCCCGGCGGTGATCGCGGCGCTGTTCTGGCGCGATGCGTCGCTGAAGGCCGCGACGGCGGCGATTGCGGCGGGGTTTGTCTTCTGGATGTGGTGCAGCTTTTTGCCAAGCTTTGAATCGGTGTCGCCGCAGGTGGCGCTGCTGCTGAGCCAGGGGCCGTGGGGGATTTCCTGGCTGCGGCCGGAGGCGATGTTCGGGCTGGAGGGGCTGGACCCGCTGACGCATGCGGCGTTCTGGAGCATCTCGGCCAATGTGCTGATCCTGACCACGGGATCGCTGCTGACCAGCCAATCGGCGCTGGAGCGGATCCAGGCGAGTGTGTTCGTCGATGTGTTCAGGCGCGGGAATGTGCCGAGCGGCAATTTCGTGCCGGGATCGGCGACGGCTAATGATCTCTATTTCGTTGCCGAGCGCGTGCTGGGGGAGACGCGGGCGGCGGCGCTGTTCGAAACGGAGGCGCGGGAAAATGGCGTTGATCCGGACATGATTGAGCCGTCGCCAGGCTTCATCGGGCGGCTGGAGCGGGAACTGGCGGGGTCCATCGGCGCGGCTTCGGCGCATGTCATGCTGTCCAAGGTCGTATCCGGCAGCGATGTGTCGCTCGAAGAGATGATGCAGATGGCCGACGAGACGCAGCAGGTCATCAGCTATTCGCAGGAGCTGGAAAAGACCTCGGCCGAATTGCGCTCGACGGCGCAGCAGCTGGAAGATGCCAATTCGCAATTGCGCGAGCTCGACAGCCAGAAGGACGAGTTCTTGAGCCAGGTGAGCCATGAGGTGCGCACGCCGATGACGTCCATCCGCTCTTTCTCGGAAATCCTGCTGGAGGGTGACGGGATTGCGCCGGAGAAGCGGCAGCACTTCGTGTCGACGATCCACCAGGAGAGCCTGCGGCTGACCAAGCTGCTGGACGAGATACTTGACCTGTCGGCGCTGGAGAGAGGTGAGCGCAGCTGGGAGAACCAGCCGGTGGATGCGGAGGCGGCGCTGGACCGGGCGCTCACCGTCTGCGAGGCGCTGTTGCGGCAGCATGGCGTGGCGGTGGAGCAGGGTGGGCGGGCGCAGGCGACGATGGTCGAGGGCGATGCGGACCGGCTGTGCCAGGTGTTCATCAACCTGATATCCAATGCGGTGAAATACAATGATGCGGGCAGCCCCGTGCTGCGCATCACCTCTTCGGTGCGGGCGGGCGCCTATACCGTCGATTTTGCCGACAATGGGCCAGGCATTGCCCGGGGCGAGCGCAAGCTGATCTTCGAGAAATTCGCCCGTGGGCAGCGTGGTGCGGTGCAGCAGAGCGGCGCCGGGCTCGGTCTCGCCATTTCGCGGCAGATCGTGACGCGGATGAACGGGGCGCTGGACCTCGTGCAGGGTCAATTGCCCGGGGCCTGCTTCAGGGTGCGTCTATCTGTAATGCGTTAGTGGTTGCCGCTGTCCGGAATGTTGAGCAGGTGGCCGCAGGCCTTGCAATGGACGGCGTCGGGTTCATGCTTGGACAGGCCGCATTGTGGGCAGGGGAAGTTCACCTTGGCGGGGCGGAAGATGGCCTGGGCCAGGCGCACGAAGAGCGAAATGCCGATGATCATAATGACGATGGAGGCCAGCTTGCCGGCGGTGCCGGGCAGGGTCAGGTCGCCGAAGCCGGTGGTGGTGACGGTCGCCACGGTAAAATAGAGCGCATCGATATAGCCTTCGATGCTTGGGTCATCGCCGCGATTGGCAAAGGCGGTATAGACGAAGCCGGTTACGACGAAGAGGAAGACCATCAGGTTGACGACGGCCTGGATGGGTTCCTGATAAAGGCCCCAGCCGCGCTTCTTGAGCGGCTTCCAGAAGGTCGAGGTGCGCGTCAGGGTCCAGAGGCGCAGGATGCGCAGGAAGCCGAGATTGACCAGCCAGATCGGGGCCAGAAGCGTTGCGAGGATGAAGATGTCGATGATCACCGGCATCTGGCGCAGCCAGCGCAGCACGTCGGTGGCGGCGAGGCCACGGGCGATCAGGTCGACGGCGAGGAGCGCCGCGATGGAATAGTCGAACCAGAGGAAGGCCTCCTTGCCGCGCAGCAGAGGCGTGGCGATGAAGAAGGCGATGATGGCCAGATCGACGACCAGAACGGCGAACTGGAAGCGCAGCGCGGTGGGTGAGGAGCCATGGTAGAGCTGACGCAGCGTCGAGCGGAGCCGGGCGAGCCCGGTCTTGTCTTCGTGGTCTTCGGGCTTGTCTTTATCCGCACGCATAAAATCGCCTTGCCAGCTGCACAATGCAGACCCATCTAGTCTGTTCCCGTTCGGGATGCGACAATCAAGAGAACAATGCCATGACGATCTCCGTCTATGACGTGACCGTGCCGGTCTTTACCCGCATGCTCACCAACCTCCTCGCCATCATGGACACGGCGGAAGCCAGCGCCGCCGAACGCAAGTTCGACACCGCGGTGTTTGCCGATATGCGCCTGGCGCCCGACATGATCCCGTTCCGTGGTCAGGTGATGATCGCCACAGACCATGTCAAAGGCTCCGTGTCGCGCCTGGCGGGTCGCGAGGTGCCGTCCTGGCCGGATACCGAGAAGACGTTTGACGAGCTGCGGGTACGCATCCGCAAGGCGCTGGACCTGCTGGCCACCGTCAGCCGCGAGGATCTCGACGGCAGCGAGGCACGCGAGGTGACGCTCAAGCTTGGCGGCAAGGACGTGACGATGAATGGTCTCGCCTATCTGACCGAACGCGCCCTGCCGAACTTTTATTTTCACGTGACCACGGCCTACGCCATCCTGCGTCACGGCGGCGTCGCCATCGGCAAGCGCGACTATATCGGCTGATCCCATGCGGGCTGACGGATCGGCTAGACCGGTCCGTCTCGCCCAATGGGCTTGGGAAAAGCCGGTGCCTCTGTTGCCGTGGGCGCAGACTGGGGCTATTGGCAGCAGATTGCGGCCTGCCGCGTTGAGCCCAGCAAGAGGCATAGATGAAACTGGCATTCGTCATTCCGGCCTATAATGAAGAGGCCCTGATCGGCAAATGCCTGGAGTCGGTGGTGGCCGAGATCGCGCGTTCTGACGCCGATGCCGACATCATCGTGGTCAACAATGCCTCCAGCGACCGCACCGGCGAGATCGCCCGCAGCTTTCCCAGCGTGCGGGTGGTCGACGAGCCCAAGAAGGGTCTGGTCAATGCGCGCGACGCCGGCTTTGCCGCCAGCGAGGGCTATGAGCTGATCGCCAATATCGACAGCGACACGATCGTGCCGGAAGGCTGGCTGGATACGGTGCTGCGCGAGTTCGCCAAGGATCCCAAGCTCGTCTGCCTCAGCGGGCCCTATGTTTATTACGACATGAGCGCCTGGAACCGGTTCCTGGTCGGCATGTTCTATGGCCTCACCTGGTTGATCTATGCGGTCAACCGCTTCGTGCTGCGCGTCGGCTCGGTGGTGCAGGGGGGCAATTTCGTCTTCAAGCGCCAGGCCTGGGCAGACGTCGGTGGCTATGACCGCTCGATCGTGTTCTTCGGCGAAGACACGGACGTCGCCGTGCGCCTGTCCAAGGTGGGAGCGGTCAAATGGACCTTCGCCCTCAAGATGAAGACCTCGGGCCGGCGCCTTGAATCGGAGGGCGTGTTCCGCACGGCGGGCACCTATACGCTCAACTTCTTCTGGGTGACGTTCAAGGGCAAGCCGGCAACCAAGAGCCATACCGACATTCGTCCCGACTAAGTTCAGTAGTCATACATAGGTCTGGGCGCTAGAATGGCGCGCCGCATGGGGCGGTTGAGGATTGAACTATGGTGATCCCTCCGGATCTGCCACGCGTCAGCCCACAGCGGACCGAAAGTCTGCCCAACCTGCCATTGCGCCAAGGACAGACCATCGAGGCGAGGGTCGTCGGGCCCGGCCAGAATGGGGCGACACAGGTCGAGATCCGCGGCCAGGTGGTGAGCCTCAACCTGCCGGTGGCGGTCAATGCCGGGGAAACGATCCGGCTCGAAGTGCAGGGTCAGGGCCAGCAGATGCGCCTTGCCATGCAGGTGGCGGCCCAGCCCAATGTGCCGGCGAGCCCGGCACCGGCCAATCCCACGCAGATCAACATGCCCTTGCCTCAGCAGCCGGCCATGCCTGCTGCGGCGCCCCCACAAGCGGCGGTGCAGGCAGCGCAGCAGGCCATGGTGCAGGCGCAGTTTGGCAACCAGCCGGATGTGACGGCGCCTCAGACACCGACAGCGACAAATTTGACGGGCGGGCAGGCGGCAACAAGCGCCGCTCCCGCGCAGGGCGCACAGGTTCCGCAGACGGGCCTGCCAGCGCAGACAGCAGCCGCACAGCCGGCAGCGCCCATGGCGCCGACGCAGACGCCAGCGGCTCCGGCCAATGCCACTCCGGTGACGACCGCAACTACCGTGCAAGTCACGCAACAGGTCGTGCCACAGACGGTGGCGCCGCTCTATCCGCAGGCTTCGCCGGGCCTGCCCAATCCGGCGGCGGTGGCTGCTGCAGCAACGGCGCTGAACCAGCCGGCCCCGGCTTCGAACACGCCGCGCGGCGATGTGGCGCCTGTTCTGGCGGCGGCGCCGGTGGGCGGTGGCAGCAGCAACGCCTTGGCCAGCAACACGTCGGGTATGCCCAATCCGCAGCAGCCGGCAACGCCCCAGGCGGCGCTCAACCAGATGATGCAGAATGCGGTACCGCGCCAGGCACCGGTGACGGACCTGACGGCGGCGCTGAGCAGCATTGCCGGCAAGGTGGTGTTGCCCGAGCCAGTGGCGCGGGCGGCGCAGATGGTGATGGCAGGCCGCATGGCGATCGATGGCAAGCTGGATGGCGCAGCACTGCAACAGGCGGTGCGCGGCTCGGGCGTGTTCCAGGAGGCGGCGCTGGCCAAGGGGCAGTTGCCCTTGCCGCAGACGGACATGAAGTCGGCTCTCCTGACCTTGCGGCAGACGCTGGTAAACTGGCTGGGCAACCAGGCAGCGCTGACCGCGGTGGCGCAGGTGCCGCCGCCGCTCAAGGGGATTACACCGCGGGCCCGGGCGCATGATGCGCCCATGCTCGACGTAGCCGATGCGCCCGAGGAGATCGGCCGGCAATTGCTGGAGCGGACCGAGTCAGCGCTGGCGCGGACGCGCATGCACCAGCATGCCTCGATGCCCGACCAGGCGGCCAAGACGGCGGACTGGAGCATGGACCTGCCGGTGCTGATCGGCCAGCACCAGACGACCATGCAATTGCAAATCCATCGCGACGAGGGCGGCGAGGGCGGCAGCGAAGGCGAACGGGGCTGGCAAATGCGCTTTGCCATCAACCTGCCCAGCATGGGGGAAGTCGGCGCGCAGGTGTCGCTGCGGGCCGGTACGGCCGGGGTGATGCTGTGGGCCACCGAGCCGGAAACCTCGGCGGCGCTCGATGCCGAAGTCAACGCTCTGCGCGAGGGGCTGGTCGAGGCGGGACTGAAGCCGGGTGCAGTGATCGTGCGCCATGGCGAACCGCATGTTCCACCGCCGCCTGAATCCGCGGGCCATTTTGTGGATGCGCGCACATGAGCGAGGAGGAGCGCTCACGCGCGCTGGCCGTTGCGCTGCAATATGAAAAGGGCAGCCGCGAAGCACCCAAGGTCGTGGCCAAAGGGCGCGGGCTGGTCGCCGAGCGCATCGTGGCGCTGGCGGAGGAGAATGGTGTGGTGATCGAGGCCAATCCGGTGCTGGCCGAGGCGCTGAGCGGCATAGAGCTGGACGATACGATTCCGCTTGAACTCTATGAGGCAGTTGCCGTCGTGATCGGCTATGTACTGCGGGTCGGCATAGCCAAGTAAAAGCCCCGCATACCAGGTGGTTGCGGGGCGAATTTTGCGTAACAGATGAGCTACCGATAACGCGTCCGGGCAGGTGCCGGAAACGTGGCGACGCTTATTCCATGCCGAGCATCTGCTTGGTGGCATCTTCGGCCATGTCGGCAGCCTGAGCGATCTGCTCGTCGGTCAGGCCCTGGGCTTTGCCGGCGTCTTCGGCGGCCTTGCGGGCAGCGGCGACGGTCTCGGCCTTCTGCTCGTCGGTCAGGGTAGCGGCCTGGGCCTGCATCGCCTGCATGGCCTGTTCCGGGGTCATGTTGGCGGCGTCGGCCGGGGTCATGGCGGAGGGGGCGGCAGCAGCGGCGGCGGGTGCCGTGGTGGTTGCGGCAGCAGCCGGGGCCGCGGCGGCGGCCGGAGCGGCTTCAGCGGCGGGCGCTTCGGCAGCGGGGGTGG includes these proteins:
- a CDS encoding glycosyltransferase family 2 protein, coding for MKLAFVIPAYNEEALIGKCLESVVAEIARSDADADIIVVNNASSDRTGEIARSFPSVRVVDEPKKGLVNARDAGFAASEGYELIANIDSDTIVPEGWLDTVLREFAKDPKLVCLSGPYVYYDMSAWNRFLVGMFYGLTWLIYAVNRFVLRVGSVVQGGNFVFKRQAWADVGGYDRSIVFFGEDTDVAVRLSKVGAVKWTFALKMKTSGRRLESEGVFRTAGTYTLNFFWVTFKGKPATKSHTDIRPD
- a CDS encoding EscU/YscU/HrcU family type III secretion system export apparatus switch protein, whose translation is MSEEERSRALAVALQYEKGSREAPKVVAKGRGLVAERIVALAEENGVVIEANPVLAEALSGIELDDTIPLELYEAVAVVIGYVLRVGIAK
- a CDS encoding DUF1993 domain-containing protein; the protein is MTISVYDVTVPVFTRMLTNLLAIMDTAEASAAERKFDTAVFADMRLAPDMIPFRGQVMIATDHVKGSVSRLAGREVPSWPDTEKTFDELRVRIRKALDLLATVSREDLDGSEAREVTLKLGGKDVTMNGLAYLTERALPNFYFHVTTAYAILRHGGVAIGKRDYIG
- a CDS encoding sensor histidine kinase — encoded protein: MLSADFVIATAIGYVGLLFVLAYFGDRRARSNKRSFLHSPAVYTLSISVYCTSWTFYGAVGNAARSGLEFLTIYLGPTLVFVGWWFLLRRLVRISHLQRITSVADLLSSRFGKSNRLAVLVTCIAVVGIAPYIALQLKAVTSSIQAVAGASEFGQGSLKGIDDVGLAFGIAAGMALFTILFGTRHVDAKEQHHGVVAAIAFEAVVKLTALVAVGIFVVYVGGGFEAIFAEGARLGVSVDAESTFDARWLTTLGLSVAAIVCLPRQFQVTVVENSDEAHLRVASWAFPAYMLLMSLFILPIAVFGLTKMPAGSNPDMFALTLPLAFGQDGLALFAFIGGFSSATSMIILESIALSIMVSNHILMPLILRFSAPGGDGRGVTSLVLFARRISIVLILSMGFFYFFFTRDSDALAPIGLISFTAIAQFFPAVIAALFWRDASLKAATAAIAAGFVFWMWCSFLPSFESVSPQVALLLSQGPWGISWLRPEAMFGLEGLDPLTHAAFWSISANVLILTTGSLLTSQSALERIQASVFVDVFRRGNVPSGNFVPGSATANDLYFVAERVLGETRAAALFETEARENGVDPDMIEPSPGFIGRLERELAGSIGAASAHVMLSKVVSGSDVSLEEMMQMADETQQVISYSQELEKTSAELRSTAQQLEDANSQLRELDSQKDEFLSQVSHEVRTPMTSIRSFSEILLEGDGIAPEKRQHFVSTIHQESLRLTKLLDEILDLSALERGERSWENQPVDAEAALDRALTVCEALLRQHGVAVEQGGRAQATMVEGDADRLCQVFINLISNAVKYNDAGSPVLRITSSVRAGAYTVDFADNGPGIARGERKLIFEKFARGQRGAVQQSGAGLGLAISRQIVTRMNGALDLVQGQLPGACFRVRLSVMR
- a CDS encoding flagellar hook-length control protein FliK encodes the protein MVIPPDLPRVSPQRTESLPNLPLRQGQTIEARVVGPGQNGATQVEIRGQVVSLNLPVAVNAGETIRLEVQGQGQQMRLAMQVAAQPNVPASPAPANPTQINMPLPQQPAMPAAAPPQAAVQAAQQAMVQAQFGNQPDVTAPQTPTATNLTGGQAATSAAPAQGAQVPQTGLPAQTAAAQPAAPMAPTQTPAAPANATPVTTATTVQVTQQVVPQTVAPLYPQASPGLPNPAAVAAAATALNQPAPASNTPRGDVAPVLAAAPVGGGSSNALASNTSGMPNPQQPATPQAALNQMMQNAVPRQAPVTDLTAALSSIAGKVVLPEPVARAAQMVMAGRMAIDGKLDGAALQQAVRGSGVFQEAALAKGQLPLPQTDMKSALLTLRQTLVNWLGNQAALTAVAQVPPPLKGITPRARAHDAPMLDVADAPEEIGRQLLERTESALARTRMHQHASMPDQAAKTADWSMDLPVLIGQHQTTMQLQIHRDEGGEGGSEGERGWQMRFAINLPSMGEVGAQVSLRAGTAGVMLWATEPETSAALDAEVNALREGLVEAGLKPGAVIVRHGEPHVPPPPESAGHFVDART
- a CDS encoding ion channel; protein product: MRADKDKPEDHEDKTGLARLRSTLRQLYHGSSPTALRFQFAVLVVDLAIIAFFIATPLLRGKEAFLWFDYSIAALLAVDLIARGLAATDVLRWLRQMPVIIDIFILATLLAPIWLVNLGFLRILRLWTLTRTSTFWKPLKKRGWGLYQEPIQAVVNLMVFLFVVTGFVYTAFANRGDDPSIEGYIDALYFTVATVTTTGFGDLTLPGTAGKLASIVIMIIGISLFVRLAQAIFRPAKVNFPCPQCGLSKHEPDAVHCKACGHLLNIPDSGNH